The nucleotide window ATTCTTTAGTAAATCCAGACCTTATTTTTGATGTTTCTGAGTAAAGGTCTTCTTATATTTAAGGCCTTCGAAATTTTGAATGCGCCCGTAGCTCAACTGGATAGAGCGTCTGACTTCGGATCAGAAGGCTGAGGGTTCGAATCCTTCCGGGCGTACTCTTACAAAAACCCACCTTAATACTCTTTAAGGCGGGTTTTTTTGTGTTTTCCAATCAACTCAACACACCTTACATCGTGAAAACTTTTCACAAATTAGGGTAATTTTCTTGATTAAAGGGTACAAAAAAGGGTACATTTTTATTGAGCTAATAACCCAAAATGGACTAACATGGCTGGATTAAAGAAGAGGGGTAAGAACTACTATATTGTATTTAGTAAGAACGAGGACGGCAAACAGATAAAAAAAACTTACTCGCTTGGTACTACTTTTAAAAAAATTGCTGAAGAAAAAAAGGTCCGTTTTCAAAAATTGTATGATCAAAGAGAGATAGATCCCTTCCAAGAAGATTGGAGTGTAAGTACCTATGAAGACTATCTGAAGGAGAGTAAAGGTAAAAGTGTGGTGGTTGATAGCTACTACTTGGATCAACTAAAGAAGGACTTCTTAAAGACCAAATCACACACTAGTGATGCAACCAGAAAGGGATATAAGTCTGTTATCAACTTATTTATTGATGATGTAGGACGTTCAATGACCGTTAACCTAATTAGGCCATCGGATATCCGGTCTTTTTGCTTTAAAAAGAGGTATTCGAATGCTACAAAACGAAACTACTATAAGCATCTGAAAGTCTTTTTTACATGGCTTACTGATCAAGCTATTATAAACGAAAATCCTTGTGAACAAGTAGTACCACCAAAAAAGAAAGATAAGTTGGTTGATAAGATATTCAGTGAAGAGGAATTAGGGGTAATCTTCAAAGCCTTTAACGAACACCATAATAAGTGCAAAGAAAATAGACACATTGTTCAAAAATCTTTGAGGCAGGATTGGTTTGTACCCATGATTACCACGGCTTATTACACGGGCCTGAGAAGAAAAGAGATAACAAATCTAAAGTGGCACCAGATTGACTTGAAGAATAGGGAAATTAGTGTGACAGACACTAAAAATGGTCGAGAAAGAACTGTTGTTGTGTTTGATGTAGTTCATGAAGTGCTAAAAAACTGGCATAACCAACTTGGAAAACCTCAAAAAGGGTATGCATTCCCAAGTCCAAAATCGCACAAAAAAGCAGAACTTTCCTTACCAGGCGACTATGTATCTAAAGTGTTCAAGGGTTACGTTAAGAAGACAGATCTAAAGGATACTATCCATTTTCACTGCTTAAGGCATTCTTGTGCAACTTTTATGATTCGCAAAGGTTTTGATGTTACTCTGGTAAAAGAGATGCTTGGCCACAGAAGCATTGAAGTAACAATGAGGTATGTAAGCCTTGGTGTAGGAGACCGAAAGAACAAAGCAAAAGAATTAGGACTAATTACCTAGGATTTATTAAATACTAATGAAAGAGAAACAGCTTTTTACGACTGGAGAGAAAGTAGAACCATTACCTGAATCTACCGTTTATCTAACACTTCTTATTGTTAGGCTAAAGAGCCTTTTAAATTCTTCCTATCCTGATGAATTTAAAAATGCACCACAAAATATGGCCTATGACTACCTTGAGTACCAAGGCTCGTATTGGGAAGTCATGCAAACTTGTTTACGAAACTTTGATGAAGTTAAGCGATCTGAATTTACTCAAGATTATAAGGAAGTGGCCTTAGAGCTTTTAGAAGAAGATTTAAAAAAAGCCAAAGAAGAATTATTGGTATATGTCCAGGAAATCAAAACTGAAAAAGATCAAAAGATTGAGTTTAAAGTTACAGAGGATGCAAAGGCTCATCCTTTAGTACTACATGAATTGAAGATAAGAGATGGTAAACCAAAAATTGATGCTCATAAAAAAGGCAACTCTAGGCTGGTTTCTTTAAAGAAAATCCCTGATAGTACACTAGATAATTTTGAAAGAAGATTATCTTACTTAGCCAAAATGTTACTAATGATTGAGGCTATAACATTTGCTGAAAGGCGGGCTAAGTTGAATGCAGGTAAATACAAATTCAAGAAATTAATGAATAGCTTATCTGAGGTTTACGATGATTATATCATTAATAAGTCATCAAATAAGCCTAAAAAAAGCCTGTTACAGAAGAAAAATGCTGACCTAATCAAATATGTTACTAATAACTATGAAATTATTGGTAATACTACCTATTTACTAAATAAGAGAAAGTTTGAAAAAGCTGTTAGAGGGCATTTTGTCCCAAAACTAAAAAAAGCTCGAAAAGACCTTGCCAAATAATAATTTTTAAAAAGCCTTACAAATCCTCTAAAAGCACTTTCTATAGGGCACATTCAGATTTGGCAAATTATACCCTTCTTAGCTTGTCAAAATGCCAAATCTAAAATTGCTTAATGAGTTCAAACCTTCGTTATAGTCCATATAGTCACCATATTTGGAACAGTTAATCAAATAACTGCAACCCAAAATTGAGACTATAAAAATGAATACAGACAACAAACTATTAACTCGGATTACAAGTCTTGAGGACAAACTCGACTTTGTAGTGAGTGCCCTTCAGCGTAAACGTGACACTACTAAATACCTAACTGCTCAGGATATCGAAGCAGAGTTTGGTATCGACCAAAGAACGGTACTAAACAGAAGTAATCTTCATCCCAGCTCACCGAGATTTATCCCAAGTATGAAGATAAGCGGTAAAGGCCGACGTAAATACTTTGAACGAAAAGTCATCGACCGCTTACTAAAACCAGTTTCAAGGAGGTAGCGCGATGAAAACAATCATTAGATACAAAGACCTAAAAGTGGAGATAAGCATTAATGATGGTGGCAGAGAGGAGGCGGAAACAATTAGTAATTGTATACCTCCAAATCACCCCGCTTTTGAATCAACTGGAGACATCCGAAAGATGGAAAGACGTGTAGAAGAAGCAAAATTAATATTGAAGGGGGAATAAGCCGATGCCAAGATTATCATTTAGTGAAATTAAAGCAGAAGTAAAGAGTAAATCCCAACAAGCGAAAGGTAAGTTACCAGTCAAGAAGATAATACCTCACAAAGATGTTTTATCCGAAATGCTTGATAAGGTCGAAAGTTTGGATTACCAAAAAGAGGCAAAGACAGATAAAAAACTATCGAAAAAGCATTTTTTGGTAATCACGGTAGAGAAGATAATTGAACTTGCGAAAAAACAAGACTGGGGCTTATGCAAACGTCATGATTTCATATACCTATACAATGGAGCTTTTTGGGACCAAATTGAGGAGGATTCATTACAGTCCTTCTTGGGTTCAGTCGCCTATAACATGGGGGTTGACCGGATTGAATCCAAATACCATCGATTCAGAGACGAACTATTAAAACAGTTTATGGTTACGGCACACCTCCCTGCCCCTGAAAAAGATAATTCAGAGGTGTTGATAAATCTCAAGAATGGAACCGTGGAGATCAATCCAGAAGCGGAGAATAAAGTTAACCTGCGACCACCAGATAGTAATGACTTTATTACCTATCAGTTACCGTTTGAATATGATCCCTACGCAACATCCCCACTCTTCGACAAGTATCTGGACCATGTACTACCAAGCAAAGATTTACAGAAGCTCTTAGCGGAATATTTAGGTTATATTTTCTTAAAACCATCAACATTAAAGCTTGAAAAGGCTTTGCTTCTTTATGGTTCGGGATCAAATGGGAAGTCGGTCTTTTTTGATACCGTCAATGCCATGCTTGGTGAGGAAAATGTATCAACCTATACCTTAAAGAGCCTGACAAATCAGAATGGTTATTACAGGGCAAAGATTGCAAATAAATTGTTGAACTATGCATCAGAAATAGATGGCGAGATGAGTACAGCTCTTTTTAAGCAGTTAGTCTCTGGTGAACCGGTTGAAGCAAGGTTGCCATATGGTGAGCCTTTTACCTTAAATAACTATGCTAAGTTGATTTTCAACTGTAATGAGCTTCCGACAGATGTAGAGCATACCAATGCATTTTTTAGGCGTTTTTTGATTGTTCCTTTTGATGTGACCATCCCACCAGAGAAACAGGACAAAAAGCTTTCATATAAGATCATTGAGAATGAATTATCAGGAGTTTTTAACTGGGTAATTGAAGGTTTGCATCGAGTACTGAAACAAAAAGGCTTTACAGAGTGTGAAGAAGTAAACCAACAGGTTGAGAAATATCGTACTGAATCCGATTCAGTTTTGTCCTTTTTAGATGAGAGGGGGTATAAATCAAGCACAATCTCTTACACTCCTCTTGCTGAGCTATATCAAAGCTACAGAAGGTTTTGTGAACAGGACGGATATAAACCGTGCGGTAACAGGAAATTTAGTAGTAGACTAAAGAATGCCGGTTACATTACGGAACGGAAAGAATATGGTAGAGTATTCTATGTCGTGCAGAATTTATAATTTTGTTTACAAGCAGCAGCACTGACAGCATCTACAGTGAAGCATAGTTTAAGGCCTATTAAAAGCCGATTCCTGTTGATACTGTCGAACCTGTTGCTCCACAAAAAACATTTATGAAGACGTTTCGATTTCGATTAGACTCCAGCTCAAACAAATTCACCTGCCCTTCGTGTCAAAAGAAAAGGTTTGTGAGGTACATTGATCAATCAAATGGGGATTATATCCAAAATAGGTATGGTCGTTGTGATCGTGAGGTTGCTTGTTCATACCATTACTCTCCTTACGATGATCACCGATTTGAAGGCAAAAAGACAGTGAACATTCCTAAGCGAATAGTAGAGCCCGTATACATACCTCGTGAGCTTTATAAAAGAAGCCTAGGAAACTACAGAAATAATAATTTCGTCCAGTATCTTAACTTTATATTTGATACTCCAACCGTCAGAAAAGTCATTAAAAAGTATCACCTTGGCACTTCTACTAAGCTGAAAGGTGGTTGTATTTTCTATCAGCTTGACCTTCAAGGCAAAATTAGGAGAGGGAAAATTATCGTCTATAATACTAGAACTGGTCGAAGAGGAAGGATTCATTCTGTGCACAGTATGCTGGGTATTGAAAAAAAGTACTACCCTAATTGGAGGTTCTTCGGTGAACACCTACTTATTGATAAAAGTAAACCAGTAGCCATTGTTGAATCAGAAAAGACGGCTGTTATTGCAAGTGCTTATTTCCCAGAGTTTATATGGCTGGCAACAGGTACAAAATCGACGCTAAAACCAGAGTATAGTCAAGCGCTGAAAGGTCGATCAGTTACTTTGTTTCCAGACATCGGAGCTTATCAGGATTGGTCTGTAAAGTTAGAGGGCTTTTCAGAATTTTGCGATATCTCAATTTCGAATCTTTTAGAATCAAAATCCGGAGACTTTGAAAAAAAAGAGGGGTTTGACCTGGCTGATTATTTGGCAGCTGGTAATGTTTGAGGTTTCGTGAAATTTCAGACACATGCTTCCGTATTAGTCTGGAAAACGTCCTTAAACCCTTTCATGCAACAAAGTACTTACAAATAATTGCAGGATACACCAGCTATCAATTAAAGTATTATGTTGCGGATTTGGTCACTTCAAGTTCTACCATCTGTTCATGCATAAGCTGAACTTCATGTGAAAGGTAAGTAAACAGTTCAAGCGTGGTAATTCCGAAGGGTTTGAATACTTCCCAAAACTCAAGGATCAATTCTTTTAACTCGCTTAGGAATTCCACTAATTCTGATGAATAAGAGCGCATTTTGTCAACCACGGTATCCATTAAGTCTTTGCCACCTTGTCTTAGATCATCTGAAAGAAATAACCCTGCAATAAACATTCCTGCTAGTCCTATCATTATTTCAATAGGAATCTGTCCAAGCGAATGGATAGTAAGTGCTGTTATACCAATTAGAGCTGTTATAATTCCTAATACCACCTCCAAAATAACTTTATTTATAAAGCTGACAAGTCTATAAAGTAGCTCTACAATAGATATAGATGCACCCGCTACAGCCAATGAGGTAATCCCGTGATTGAAAGTATGAATTACTTTTTCGGTATCGTCAATTCCCCATGTTTTAGTAAGGTTTTGGGATTTAAAGATCTTGTCAAAAGAAAGAATGCCATGACTGCTTGTATGTAAGGATAAGGCTAAAAACGAAACATCATCGGGATCTTCATTGCCAATGGTTCGCTGTGCAATTTTCCAGTCCTCAATCCATGGAGCATCCATCATGATTAATTTGTTTAGTAATATATCAGCATGCTTAGCTGCCTGTTCATTTCCCTTTTTTAGTACTCGATCAATTTTCTCGTATAATTCCTCTTTCAATTTAAATGGTGCATAAACTTTGACAAAGGAACAATTTATAAGCCTATAAATGAATGTTTCATCAAGAGAAATATTTTTAGTGACACTGCTTTTTATTTGCCCAAATATGAAATTAGTATCAATCACCAAGGAGAAATGGAGCTTGCCAAATCCTTCAATCTTTAGAATCTCTTGATGAGATTGATTTCTAACATGATCATACAGCGCCGGTCCTAACTCATTGGTTAACGACTCCCATCTCTCTTTAAGTCCTGGAAACTTTTGTTTTAGCTCATTCTCGATCTGTTCTTTATAAGTATATGATTTTGGTTCTTCATTCATATTGCCTCCCCTAGAATCAAATAGTAGGGTTATAATGCGATATCAATACTCTTGTTAGTTGCTCACCTCGCCCTGAAATTAATTCAATATCCTCTTCACTCATCGCTTTAAAATCAGTCGGGTATGTATTTACCTGATCATTGGTAATAAAATTTGCAGGTAGATAGGGAAGTGCATTATCATTCTGTCCCAAGTAGGAAAATATAAACCCGTCAATTTTTCCAGATTTTAAATATTCATGCAGGTCTTTTTTAATTCCATCCTGTCTTTTTCTGAAAGTAGTTTGATAGGATTGATTCATTCTCGAAATCATATAATATGGAGAACTTCTTTTACTATAGATCCCATGTCCTGCATCAAATGCAAAGATATAGTCAGGCTTAAATGAGTTGAAGCTGTAATTACTATCCTTGTCAGGATCAAAACAAGTTACTCCGGTATTATCATACACTCCGCCATCTGTTAAAAAGACTCTCTCATCAGATTCTAAATCCCTTTTTTGAAAGGTGTAATACTTATCCAGTGCTGGCAATAACAAAGGATAAGCAGCTGAACAGGCTACGGTCTCTGAAAGTGAAATTGAATTGCCCTTTACTTTTCCGAAACGCCAATTTCCGGTCTCTCGATTGCCAAATCTAAAAGCACTTCCAGTTGATAACTCACAGGCATTTATGATGACATCAATATCATTTTTTGTTTTAGATTTTAATGTCAATCCTTTGAAAAGTTCTTTCTCTAAAACTTTAATAAAAACATTTGTTCTACTATACCACCTTCTTAATGGTGGATTTAGACTAAAAAAGGGATGCCAGTTTAATATTCTGCAAATAATTGCGGTTGTTCCAGAAATCAATTGAGTACTCAAGATTCTAATTAAGGATACCGGAGATAAATATTTCAAAACTATCTTCATTTGAAGACCAGAACGCAATAATTTGACTACTCTTTCATCAGTAGACGAGAAAGATTCATCATAGTAACAGTACAAAGCAGAAAAAAGACTCCCGCCTGAAACTGAGGAGATATGATCAATCTTATCTAAAAAACCTAAATCATCTAAAGCTCTAAAACACCCAAGATGAAAAGCCATTGCTCTTGAACCTCCTCCTGAAAGGGCCACCCCTAGTGTCTTATTATCATGCATTTTCGATTCTTTATTACGTTTCCCCTTCATCCTAACTTCCTATATTAAATTCAATGGCATTATCCACTTGAGAAACATACCAGTTACTTCGCTTTTCACCTACAATTACCATTATCGCAGGGTAACTTTCTAACTTCATGTATCCTTTAATCCAACCGAATAGTTTTCTATCATCATCACTTGGAGTTAATGCAACGCCATCAGGATGTGAGTGCCATTCACCTATATATTGAAGGTTATTATTCGTCTTTTCCTGAATTTCTGTAACTTGTTCTTTTAGTCCATCTGTTCCCCGGATGTAAAAGGTTGGATATTCATCACTGTCTGAAGGAGAGGCTATCAAATCTACAGCATATACAATGTGCCGTTCGTGATCAAATGATCCAATTAATACTCCACCTGTTTCATTTTCCAATTTTTCGGCCCTTCGACTATCTATTTTGGCAAGTAAATCTTCCGATACCTTAACAGTCCATGATTCATTATTAGCAACTTTATAATTACTTGGCTTTATATCTGTCATTTTCACGGACAGATCATCTGTTAGGTACCAAATGCAAACTTGTGGTGATTCATTTTTTGAAAGGATATCTATAATCTTCTTCGATCCTATACCCGAATGTATTCCAACACTAAATTGTGGTATTCGAGAAGAGATATCTCTACAACTCTGTGCATACCTTATTCCTTCTTCCGTATTCAGATGATCGGCTAAGCTTTCGACTGAATAAAGCGATTTATAATATTCCATTTCTAAACAATCTAATCCGATTGATTTATCATCAGACTCAGAAAGTAAAACTAAGCTATCACCTTTGGGATTCAGAAAAAAAGAAATAATGGGTTTTTCCAAATTTAAATCTAATGAAAGTCTCCTTGAGACAGCTACGGAAGCAGCAAAGTCAAAGATGTATTCTGAGTCAGAGAAGGTTGATGATAAAGTTTCAAGATCAGATTGAAGGATATCCATTTCATGAGGCGAACTAATTGATTCTTCAATGAATATTCTTTTTATATATGCGTCTAGAGCTACTGATTTAGGGAATCCCATGTATACAGATGGCAAAACATGTCTGGCAGCGTTATGAGGTAAAAATTTATCTTTGTCAATTAGTTTCCAACGTCCTTGACCTGCTTTAATCGTGTTTATAATAATTTGTGAACCGAGGGTTCCGAGTCCAATGGCTGAAAGCTGAATATTGTCAGATGAATCAATATTATTATATAAGGCTGCTTCTTTTGTTGTTAGTATTGAGCTGGGATTTAGGATTGACAACTCAATAATTTTTGCATTATCTACAGCGGTATGATTAATTGTACTTCTTACCTGTCTGGGCCCATTTCGATAGATTCCCAATCCCACGCTAATTTCTAAAAGATCTCGTGGAGAAAAAAAAGTTATAATTTCATAGGCTTCTACTTCACCTTCATTAGTTCTCTTCTTGGGTATCCTAATTACTAAAAGTAGTTTATATCCAATTAAGTCTTTTTCATTAGCTTGGAATAGCCTTGATTGCAAGCGGCTAAGTAGGTTTATATTAAAATTTTTGAGGTGATTGTGTAGCCCATATAGGTTATTCGGTTGTAGATCTATGATACCATGAACTATTGGTTCATTAATATCAATGGTAATTGTTTTAATTTTAATGTCAGAATTGATGTTATATGATTTTGCAACTTCTTGATCTAAACCGACAATGACTATTCTATTTTTTTGGTCAACGATAGGAACAAACTCTAATGCTAGATCATCAACAGGTTTTTTAAAGTCATAGAATGATGAAGGTAACATGACCCTATCAGGTGATCCAAAAAACACATTTTCAAGTGGTTGATCATCCAAATGAAGTTTGTTTTTAGAAGTCAGTGACAACCATCTGTGAATACGTTGTAAATGTTTGGCAGCAGTCCACTTATGTTTCTCTTCTTCATAAAGATTAATTGATAGACATAAATTTTTTGGAGTATCCTCTCGTGAATAGTTTATGTGGGGAGCTGAAGGAAAGTCTTTTCGAAGAGCATATATTTCTGGTTTACCATCTTCATTAGCCAAAAACTTTACTCCTATTCTTTCCCTTTTTCTTATATCGATTTTAGGGTTTTGAGGAATACTTGGTTCTACGTCAAACACCAAGTATTCATTTCCAGAATCATCTTTTTTACACTTAATTAATTCAAAAAATAGATAGTCTTCATCAGTGATTAATTGCTTTACCGATATACAATTTTGAATTGACAGTTCCTTAGGATCAAGTTCCTTTCCCTCAAGTTTA belongs to Balneola sp. and includes:
- a CDS encoding DNA primase; this translates as MPRLSFSEIKAEVKSKSQQAKGKLPVKKIIPHKDVLSEMLDKVESLDYQKEAKTDKKLSKKHFLVITVEKIIELAKKQDWGLCKRHDFIYLYNGAFWDQIEEDSLQSFLGSVAYNMGVDRIESKYHRFRDELLKQFMVTAHLPAPEKDNSEVLINLKNGTVEINPEAENKVNLRPPDSNDFITYQLPFEYDPYATSPLFDKYLDHVLPSKDLQKLLAEYLGYIFLKPSTLKLEKALLLYGSGSNGKSVFFDTVNAMLGEENVSTYTLKSLTNQNGYYRAKIANKLLNYASEIDGEMSTALFKQLVSGEPVEARLPYGEPFTLNNYAKLIFNCNELPTDVEHTNAFFRRFLIVPFDVTIPPEKQDKKLSYKIIENELSGVFNWVIEGLHRVLKQKGFTECEEVNQQVEKYRTESDSVLSFLDERGYKSSTISYTPLAELYQSYRRFCEQDGYKPCGNRKFSSRLKNAGYITERKEYGRVFYVVQNL
- a CDS encoding patatin, whose translation is MKGKRNKESKMHDNKTLGVALSGGGSRAMAFHLGCFRALDDLGFLDKIDHISSVSGGSLFSALYCYYDESFSSTDERVVKLLRSGLQMKIVLKYLSPVSLIRILSTQLISGTTAIICRILNWHPFFSLNPPLRRWYSRTNVFIKVLEKELFKGLTLKSKTKNDIDVIINACELSTGSAFRFGNRETGNWRFGKVKGNSISLSETVACSAAYPLLLPALDKYYTFQKRDLESDERVFLTDGGVYDNTGVTCFDPDKDSNYSFNSFKPDYIFAFDAGHGIYSKRSSPYYMISRMNQSYQTTFRKRQDGIKKDLHEYLKSGKIDGFIFSYLGQNDNALPYLPANFITNDQVNTYPTDFKAMSEEDIELISGRGEQLTRVLISHYNPTI